The genomic window GCTTTTTCTTAGGGTACCATTCTGAAACATGAGGGATTCCAACGGCAAATGAAGAACCTATTAAACCGAAAAAAAATCCACACACTAACAAAGAGCCATAGCTATGCGCAAAACCGGTAAAAAACAGAGACACAAACCCAAAGAGAAGCATTATCGTAAAAACGAGTCTTCCGCCATATTTGTCCGTAACAATACCCATAGGAATTTTCGCAAGGGAACCAAGTAATACCGGGGTTGCAAGTAATAATCCCACCGATGTGGAAGACAGGTTAAATTCTTCCTGAAAATATACTGCCAAGGGTGCAAACATTGTCCAACCGGCAAAACATAACGCAAATGCAAGAGTCGCAAGTATCATTACCCTTGTATTGCCATTTGGCGTTTGTATCGATTCATTCGCAGACATATTCATAAAAAATCTCCCGACAATGAAAAAAGTATCGTTTTGATGAAATAATTGTAATTTTTGCTGATGCTACCTCTTAAACAGCTATTAACATGAGTAATGATGCTATCGTAAGAAAGTCCATATTCGTGCCTACTCTATGCATCCTTTTCACCGAGAAACGTTCCTGATACACCCCATGTTGACACCAGTTTGTCTTCCATAGAAAATCTCTGCTCTTATAAAATCTTTTACTACTTTAATTCCCAGGTCTTTTCTGATTTTTCAGATGATTGGTTTGCCTTGCTTTCGTCAACCTCTTTCTTTTTGTCCTCCGGGTAACTCGTATCTTCAGCTTTGAAGATGGGAAGTTCCTTTTTGAATTCAGAAATCTTGTTTTTAATGAAATCTTCATCTCTCTGCGCTACAAAGGAGCCAAAAGTCTTGAAAGGGTTGCGTATCTCGAATTTTTGCTCCCGAAGATACCCGCGTTCTCTCCTTAATTCATAACCATCCAGGATCGCTATAATAAAACCAACCGTAAAGATGATTGTTACTCCCAGTAATGTCTTTTGAGGCAGAGATAAATTTTTAAGCATATAACCCGCGCTTAATTTTCTGTAAGTCAATATCGCCATTGCAAATGCCGGAATGAGCATCGCTATCATAAGTGATTTTGTCATTGAGTTAATATTATTTAAGGCGCTGAAGGCTTCATCGGCGTCAAGTTCAACTATGAGCCCCATATCAAAATCTTTCAGCCAACTCCATGCGCCTACGACTTGCAATCCGCCATAATCCCGGTAACCCTTCAGATCGTAGCCGGTTGTTTTTCCCGTGATGCATTTTTTTACTCCTTTTGTAATCATTTGACTATCAGGGTCTTCAACAACATGACACGTTTTGCAAGTATCGCCGGTATTTTTGATAAGCTCTGAAAACCTTGATTGAGTGATCATGATCCCTTCTTGATTTACCAGATAAGCTTCACCCGTCTCGCCAAATACAACGTTTTTCATGACCTGGTTCAGCACTGAAATGTCCATCCATAGGACCACGCCGCCTATCACAACACGGTTTTCATCTTTAATTGGATACGACAGAAACACTGAAGGTACATCGCCGCCTTTTTCATCCTTGATATCGTCACTATAAGCGCTATAAGAGAAATGGATTACATTCGAAAAAATTGTTTTCCCATCCTCTAAGGTTTTCTGAATATTGAGAAATGCCATCTCTTTTGTAATATTCTTGCCAAGCATAGATATTTCATTTTCCGTCGCAACCTGAATGATACTAGCGCTGTCACAAATAAATATCCCTTTATATCCGTAATCAGCTTTTATGCATTCCAGCAGTGTTTTTAACCGGAGATACTCATGCACATTTTTCCCATTTACAAGGTTTGCAAACTTTTCATCTCCATGAATCAATAAGGTGCTGAGAATTGCATCTGAAATAGTCCTGGCATGCGATTCTTTTTCTTGCTGCAATAAAGTTAACAAGTCTATTTGTTTATTGAGGAAGCTCTTCAGATTATTTTTTACCCCATGCTTTAACTCCGCGCTCGCCTTTGGAAATGCCATAAGTCTGAATAATACTAAGGGAAGCAACCCGAAAAGCATAAATGTAAGAATGACCATGACCACCCGATTTTTTAATATGCGAATCATTATTTTACCCTTTCTAAGGTAAACTACCTTTTTTCCCGAATTTGACTTTTTATTAAATTCAATACGTGCGCTTCAATATCGTTTCTTTTAAAAGCGTCACAGTTGGCTCAGTTGGCTATTTCACGTCAACTTATGTAAATGTGTCAAATTATAAACTATCAGATAATTTTTGTCAATGGTATGGATACGAATGTGTACGAATACGAAGGATCACCTCTGTTTGAAATGAGGTGAGAAGAAGTTAAAGACCATCATGGGATTGTTTCGTTTTTTAACGGGGGCCTTTGTTATAAAAAACAGGAACAATGCACATGGCAATCAAAAGGGTATAAGTCAGGTATGGAGTGGAAGAAGATTTTGGATTGATTTGCTCTTAAAGATGATCATCTCTGAACCTCGTTTTTAAATTGTAGATAAACTTCCTTGGTGTTTTCATCAACGGTGACGCGAAAATTCTTGCCAAGACGCTTCTTTTGTCGAGCCAGGGACATCTTTAATAAAGAAGGGCATAGAACGGATGTAAACACAATAACCATAATAATCGAGGAAAATACGGTGTCGTCCAGTATGCCCATGTCGCTGCCTATACCAGATAAAATTAAGGTTCCCTCCAGCTTCATTGCCATTCCAATGCCGATAAGCATGCGGTTTATGCCTCTTTCAGTTGGGCAAACGCTGCAGAAGAACTTTCCAAAAACGGCAGCGCCCGTTATTGCAAGACCAAGGAATATCGCATCCTTATTCAAAATACTTTCCAGATTCACCTGTGCGCCTACCCGCACGAAGAGTATTGGCACAAGAATCATATAATACGGACGAATAATACGTTCCACGGTGCTATATTCTTTTTCGTCAGAATCTTTAAATTTTACATTTCTGAGCAGCAAACCCGCTGCAAACGCCCCTATTACGCCGTGAAGTCCGATTGATCCGGAAATAAAGGCAAACATGAGTGATAGAATTATTACGATAGATATCTTTAAGCCCTCTGCCACTTTGCTCGTTAAGAAATTACCGAATCTCTCCCCGTATTTTGTGACAATTACCAAAACAATTGTCAAAAAAGAAAATGCAATACCCGTAGTAATTACTACATTCATTACAGATACTTCACCCTTCGTGGCAATTCCGCTTACGATACCAAAGGTCAATATTACAATAATTTCAGTAAGAAGGGTTGCGCCTGTTATAATTCTGCCCTCAGGGGTATTCATTGCCTTTAATTCGCTTAGAATTGCGAATAATAATCCCGTGCTCGTATTGCAGATAATAATAGCCAAAAGCAGTTTCGAACTAAATGCAGCATCCGAGAGAAGGAAATAGCAGACTAAAAGGCCTAGCCCGGCAGGCGCTATTATGCCCCCGAGGCTTACCAGAAATGATGAAAAGCCCACCCGTAATAATGCCTTGATGTCTGTGTGAAGGCCAGCCGTTAAAAGAAGTAACAATGTCCCAAAGTAGGATATCACCTTCAAAAATGGCATTGTCTGCAGAAAAACAAAAAATTCAGATCCTGTTAGAAAGAAAAAATTGCCCAGTATTATCCCCGCGATTAAATTTCCAACCACCTCAGGAAGCTTTACCATACTAGCCAACCAACCTCCAATTTTGGCCGCAATAAGAGTAATTGCAACCGCGATGATAATGCTGAGAGTCGGATTCGTATGCCATATCTCCCAGGTAAATTTTAAATCTTCTGTCTCTTTTCTTGATTCAGATGGCGGCTCAGATGAGGATATTTCTTTCTCAGGCTCTTTTGCCCCTTCCATTATTACGTCCGGGCCCTTTTCCTTTGCCGTGTAGGAAGATTCTTCTGCGGGAGTTAAAGACGTCTCTTTCCCGTCTATAGTCGTGTCGGATTTGTTTTCAATATTAAGTGTGTGCGTGCCTTTTGCCTCCAGCTCCTCGCCTGCAGTAATTTCACTATGAAAATTTGGTGTGGCGATTGTCATTGGCGTACTTTCTGCTTTAGTTTCCGGAAAGGTCTCTGAAAAAGAGGTTGTCGGTGGGTGACCATCGTCAGCCAGGGATTTCTCCTGATTAATTTTTTCCTCTTGCATTTCTGAGGAAGGGGGTTTTTCCCCGGTAATGGGCTGATCGGATTTGTTGTTTTCCTCGTACCCCTGAGTTGTATCTTTTTCAGCAGCAGGGGACTGTTGTTCGTCAACAGACAGGGTTTCAGAATCCGGCGTAGCTGGTATTGAATGGATGTCTTTTTTTTGATTGTCAACAGGAGCTTTGTTTTCTGTGACTATTGAGTGGTAATCTCCATCTGCAGAAAGTCCTTTCTGAAGACCTTTTTCCTTGCCTATCTCAGGAGGGGAAGGAGCTTTTTCTTCAGTAACAATCGGAAGAGGCGCGTTATCCACCGTGGGTGTTTGCGTTCCCTTTTTTTCTCCAGTGAGGGATTGTTCATTAATAACAGACATGAGAGAAACATCAGGTGGAGAAACATGTTGATGCGCATCTTTTTCCGCGGCGTTTAAAGATGCTGCTTTTTCCACGACAGTTGGCTGCTGATCCCTATCAGGTAATTTTTCCTGGAGATTTTTTTCCTTTGTCGTTTTCAAATGTCTCATTAAATATTGCTTTGGAGAAAGTATTTCTTCAATAGGAAAAGAGGGCACTTCCTTTTTCATATCAAAGGACATTTGACCGGACTGTTTGATAGGTTCTGAATGCCCATCTCCTAAGGGAGATGCGCCAATTGCAACAGAGCAATAAAAAGAGACAACAACAGTTAGAAAAGTCAGATGGTATTTTAAAATAGGCATCGGTATACTCGGATCAAAATTATAAAATCTGTGACCATTTAGATTTTCAAAAGCCCAATAGGGACAATATCATTCCTCGCGCAGCAAAGCCACAACCAATTCTCCGCTGTGAAAGCGGGAGATTGCTTCGGACAAGACCCTTGCAATGACACTGACTATGTCTTTGATGACATAAGGTACGTTGTCATTTTGCGAGCGAAGCAAGGCAATCCTTCTCTTGTAAACAAACGGTACCTTCTGATAAGGGGTAAATAGGGCTATAAAAAAAGATTTTATACAGTAATACGATAGAAAAAATTTTTCAAAAGGTCAAATTGTTACCTAAAATCTTATCTTATTAATGGAAACAATAATGGTAATTCATTGGTTCCTGATCTCAGGATTTTTTCAAACGCAATGCTTCGGTTGAACACAAACGTGAGAGGCTTGGAATTCATAACGCAGCACAGTCGCAACCAAAAAAGTTCAACCACAAGGAACGCAAAGTTTTACACAAAGACCACAAAGAAAACATTACAGAAAAAAGAAGTTTTTATGAAGTAACACTATGGAGATGCGTTTGTTTTCTGAAGTTTCTGACTCTTTATTTCAGTAAACCAGTCTGATTCTTTTATCATTACGCTGTCCAGAATAGTGCTAATCAATACATATACCGCAGCACCTCCGCAACCAATTCGCCCTCAATAGCGGGGAGTGAGGGGGTGTTTAAAAACTTGCAAAAAAGAATTTATGCGGTAGTGCTATAGATACCTGCAAGCAAGGTTGATTACGCTGCGTCGTACCCTAAGAATCAGCATAAATCAATCCTGCCGGAAAGTCAAATACACAATCATGTATCCCGGCATTGAATAATATTTTCTTGCTGTCCATCAGACTTCCGATTAAAAATTCAAGGCCAAGCACAAACGGTATAAAGAGAACGCCAGGTTTAGCGATAAATTCTGTGATGATTGTAACGGGGAAGAAATTCTAAAGGATCATGCCGATTACGATAAACATGGCAACGCGTGATTGGTTGATTTTGGAGCCTGAAGAATCAGTTAAAATGAGAACAACGCGGAAAATACCTGAAAATATTTCGCTTTCGTTAACAAGTATTTTAAGTTTTACTCTTTACACAGAGACTCTTAATGAAAATAATTTTTTTACGCGACAAGGCATTTCCCTTTTTCATTAATTTACGGCACTAAATAGATCTTTGCCTCCTTTACATTATCATCAATGTATGTCTCACGGGGGATTTTTTCAATTTCAGCCCGTATTGTATAGGCATCCTCCTTCAGTCCCTTGGTATTCCAGGTATAGGTGAATTTTTTGGAAGATAGGCCCTCCAATGTTTCAGCCTCCCGGCCTATGATTTGTTTCATCGTGGAACACGTTACGGTCAAGATGGTTGTTTCCTTTGTCATCCTTTCGTTACCAATAACCACGACAACGGGTATCTTTTCTCCGATTGAGGCCATCATGGGGGCGTCCAGCGATACGATCATTACCCCGTGCACCATCGGCTCGATATTCCTTTTCTCATCAGCAAGGCAGGCAGATAATTTGGTTGCAGAAAAACAGCATGCAATAAATATCAGGTTTATTCCTACGCTATTCTTATAATATTTCATCATAACCGCCTCCTGTGTACGCAAATGATTACAAATATCTAAGATTGCTTTAGCAATAACTGAAACAAGTAAATTAAGTATACTATCGTATACTATTATGTCAACAGGTAAATGTGCGTTTACCTATTCATGCTATAGAATCTGATGCCATTAATTTATAAAACCAAAAAGGCCAGCTATACGAAGCTGGCCTTTTTTGCACGGAGACTTCGCTAACGCTAAAGGGGAGACGCTAGGAAGTCTTTTGTGCGTGAAATCTTTATGAAAGATATTTCCGTTGCTGCTTTCTTGATGAATTTGTTTGTGACGTATTACTTCATCTTTATCTTGACGTCCTTAATCTCTTCAGGAGTCCCGCCTGCCCGCGGCAACTCTGCGCTTCCTGACCCACCCTTTATGCCGCCCATTTTCTTTGCCCCTCTTTCATCCGTAACCGTGGCAAACCAGTACAGGAAGGTGACGAAGAAAGACCCCCCCACAATATTCCCGAGGGTAACAGGGACAAGGTTCCACCCAAACATCTTACCCCATGAAATTACCGCTGGGTCGTGCGGCAGTAAATTTGCAATCGTCAAAAACGTCATGTTTGCCACACTGTGCTCCATCCCCGTAGTAACAAAACAGAACAAAACCCACCAGCACATGATTATCTTGCCTGAATCGCTTGTGCATCTGAAGGTTGACCATATACCTAGGCAAACGAGCCAGTTACAGAAGATGCCCCTGAAAAACAATTCCCACCACGGCGCATTCATCTTATAGGTAGCCGCCTTGTTTAAAAAAGCATGCCATGGATCAGGAGCGAACACGCCGGACATATAAATTAAAAGCGCAAAAATCATCGATCCGCCCAGGTTGCCTAAGTACGTCCAAAACCACCCCAACATTGAATCGCCAAATGATACGGTGCCCCGAAAGGACCCTTTTAATAGCAGTAAGTTATATCCGGTAAACAATTCGGCGCCACCAATAACTACTAAAATCAAGGCGATAGGGAATACAGCGCCGCCAACTATTTTGCCAATCCCCGGATTTATCGCTGCAACAGGCGCAGCCGCAATAACCATGAGAAGGACACCAAATCCAATATAAAAACCCGCTACCACGGAAAGCGTCAAGAAGCCTATAAGGCTGTGCTTCATTGCCGTGGCTTTCTTTAACGATACCGCTGCAATTGCATCTACATTTCCCGTATATAACATTAATTGTTCTCCTCTAAAATGTTGTAGACACTATTTTAAAACAATACCAATTATTTACCCTCTCTTCTAAGGCACATTACAATGCAACGTTCATTTCAAATCAGTAATTCATCTGGTGCACCCCCTTTCTTTCGTTTCATATAAGCTCTGTGAACGCGGACAAACATAGCCTGTCTGTGTCACCCTCTATACCGCATAAATAAAATGGAACCTCCTTACAATCAAATTCTTCCCTCTCAGGGTTGTTTCAATCTTGTAGATTGAACCATGTTTTTGACATGGGCCTGTCCACCTTCATTTGGCGCCAGATATGTGGAACGGGTAAAATCTTCGTCTCAATCATTGACAATTGAACCAACCCTGAGATGAGAGGAGGCTTTTTACGAACAGATAACGGACACCGGGTATCCAAGCCTTGTTGCCGTTGTTTTATCCGCTGTGTTTTATCTGTTATTTTCGTATGCCATGGTTAGCCCAAAACCGATGGCATAACATCTATTTTCTATTCGTTGAACTTACTGGTGAGGCAGCCTCCATTCTTCCGGCGCCTTTAACGGCTCCTCAAGTTGTTTTCTGAGCGTCACATTTTCTTTTTTCGTTGTTTCGATATTCTTCAAGAGTTCTTGAATTGACAAATCCTTACTATTGAGCGTCTTTCTTGCTAATGACAACGAATCCTCCAACCCCCATATCTCTTTTTGTAATCGGGCTTTCTCCTCCTCCAGCATTGCCTTTATGTCTTCGAGTTTCTCATTGGCGAGTTTCAATTGTTCATCATGTTCCTTAAATGAGGCCGTAAGCTTTTCCGCTTCCTCTTTTTGTCGCGTAATATCACTAATCATCTTGTTTAGCTCTTCCATTGAACCAAAGGCCTTCATCACTCTGTTTTCGAGTTGCTGGTGAAATGTCTTTTCCCTGACGTATCCCGCCTCTTTCATCCTGTAATACTTATTAAGCATTTTTGTCGCAAACCCAACGTTCACAAATAAGAGTATTACAATAAGGGTCTTGGCATTAACGGATAAACCCTTTGTCGTCTGATCTACCATAATTCTGCGCTCCTGGAACAGGGTATTTTAATGAAATAATGGTATTCTATCGTTCTGTTATATCTCTAAATACACCCGTAATCCTGATTGGCTTACCGCTTTCATCTCGCTCTAAATTGGACGTCCTCTCAGAAATGAATCGCTCTCCATTTTTCCTCTTACAGTATGACGTAAAATCTCTCCATATACCGTCCTTTTCCAATTTTGCAATCAATTCCTTTCGATCATCAGGATTCACATAGATGTCCTTTACCTGTGTCCCAATCACTTCTTCCGGCGAGTTGTAGCCAAGGATCTCTGCCCCAGCCTGATTGATCCAGGTAAATGTCCCATCTACCGTCGGAGCGCTTTGGTATATCCCTTCTTTTAATGAATCCAGCAATTGTCTGTAGTGCCTCTCGGATTCCTGTAATTCCTCTTCAGACCTCTTTCTCTCGGTGATATCCCTGAATATTCCATCTATGCGTGTCGGTTTCCCCTTATCATCAGTAACCAGATTTGATGTGCGTTCCATACAAAAACGTTCACCGTTTTTCCTCTTGCACAGGGAAGAAAAATTCCTCCATACCCCTTCCTTCGTCAACTTTTCAACTATTATTTTTCGGTCGTCTGGATTTATATAAATATTCTTTACCCTCGTTCCAATGGCTTCTTCCGGTGAGTTGTAGCCAAGGATCTCTGCCCCAGCCTGATTGATCCAGGTAAATACTCCATCCGCGGTCGGTTCGGATTGATATACCCCTTCTTTGATTGAATCGAATAACACGCGGTACCTCTTCTCAGATTCAACAATCTCTATCTCCGTTCTTTTTCTCTCTGAAATGTCCCTGAAGACTCCATGGATAGCCACAGGCAGTTCTTTCTCATCCTTTAGCAAATTGCTGGTGCGTTCCGCATAAAAACTGTCGCCATTTTTCCTTTTGCAAAGGGATACAAACTCCCTCCATACTCCGTCTTTTTCGAGCCTCTCGCACAGCCGTCTCCGGTCTTCCGGATCCACATAAATATCCTTTACCTTTGTCCCGATCACCTCCTCCGGAGAACTATATCCCAGGATTTCCGCGCCTGCCCTGTTAATAAAGGTAAACACACCCTCTGCCCCTGGCTCGGACTGATACACCCCTTCTTTTAGAGATTCAAACATGCCCCGATACCGTTTTTCTGATTCCACGACCTCCCGTGTCTTCTCACCCAAAGACTTCGCCATCGTGTTAAAAGAATTGGCCAATCCCCCGATCTCATCTTCTCTTTTGATGTCCACCCGATGGGTTAAATCCCCTGCCGCCATCTTCTCGGTTACTTCCCGCAACTTAAGAATGGGAATCGATGTCTTCCGACCAATGAAATACGCCACAATCACTATGGGAAATGCAATCACCAGGAGCACAGAACTCACGATATATTTAAGGTTATAAGCAGCCCCATACCCTTCATCCCGGTCTATTTCCGCAATAATGCCCCAATTAAATTCCGGCAACCAGCGCCATACCCCGAGCACGGTCAGCCCGCTATAATCCTTATACCCTTTTGCATCAAAACCGTTATTCCCCGCTATGCACTGCTTCACGCCATTCGTCAAGTCTCCCGTCTCAGGGGTAACCAGTTTCAATTCCAGGGCGCATCGCTTTTTTACCAGCCCCATCTCTTTCAGGTGAGTTGCAAACCGTGATTCCGTAATCATATACCCATCTTTGTTCACCAGATAGGTTTCTCCCGTTTTACCCAGATTCAGACTCAGCATCAGGTCGTTCAGGACATTCGCGTCCACCCGAATGGCAACAACGCCAATCACAACCCCATCCCGGTCCTTAAGCGGTGTTGAAACGAACATGGTAGGCAAACCCAGCTCCTTCTCTCCTAATTCATTCGTCAGCGGAACCTCCGAGGGAATTATGCTC from Candidatus Brocadia sp. includes these protein-coding regions:
- a CDS encoding cache domain-containing protein; translated protein: MIRILKNRVVMVILTFMLFGLLPLVLFRLMAFPKASAELKHGVKNNLKSFLNKQIDLLTLLQQEKESHARTISDAILSTLLIHGDEKFANLVNGKNVHEYLRLKTLLECIKADYGYKGIFICDSASIIQVATENEISMLGKNITKEMAFLNIQKTLEDGKTIFSNVIHFSYSAYSDDIKDEKGGDVPSVFLSYPIKDENRVVIGGVVLWMDISVLNQVMKNVVFGETGEAYLVNQEGIMITQSRFSELIKNTGDTCKTCHVVEDPDSQMITKGVKKCITGKTTGYDLKGYRDYGGLQVVGAWSWLKDFDMGLIVELDADEAFSALNNINSMTKSLMIAMLIPAFAMAILTYRKLSAGYMLKNLSLPQKTLLGVTIIFTVGFIIAILDGYELRRERGYLREQKFEIRNPFKTFGSFVAQRDEDFIKNKISEFKKELPIFKAEDTSYPEDKKKEVDESKANQSSEKSEKTWELK
- a CDS encoding PAS domain S-box protein, coding for MYISIKNRIIFLLIVFTLLPFVVLRIIAYPRIQSDLQEVLIRNLDGIGHKQAELVTTWMHERMKNARVIANNPLMIRSARIATDDRDYPDIVQYLEVARGEYGYKGVFVCNDSGVITVGTAGEAVGADVSRMDYFRHAIQGNTSASSIIPSEVPLTNELGEKELGLPTMFVSTPLKDRDGVVIGVVAIRVDANVLNDLMLSLNLGKTGETYLVNKDGYMITESRFATHLKEMGLVKKRCALELKLVTPETGDLTNGVKQCIAGNNGFDAKGYKDYSGLTVLGVWRWLPEFNWGIIAEIDRDEGYGAAYNLKYIVSSVLLVIAFPIVIVAYFIGRKTSIPILKLREVTEKMAAGDLTHRVDIKREDEIGGLANSFNTMAKSLGEKTREVVESEKRYRGMFESLKEGVYQSEPGAEGVFTFINRAGAEILGYSSPEEVIGTKVKDIYVDPEDRRRLCERLEKDGVWREFVSLCKRKNGDSFYAERTSNLLKDEKELPVAIHGVFRDISERKRTEIEIVESEKRYRVLFDSIKEGVYQSEPTADGVFTWINQAGAEILGYNSPEEAIGTRVKNIYINPDDRKIIVEKLTKEGVWRNFSSLCKRKNGERFCMERTSNLVTDDKGKPTRIDGIFRDITERKRSEEELQESERHYRQLLDSLKEGIYQSAPTVDGTFTWINQAGAEILGYNSPEEVIGTQVKDIYVNPDDRKELIAKLEKDGIWRDFTSYCKRKNGERFISERTSNLERDESGKPIRITGVFRDITER
- a CDS encoding cation:proton antiporter; translation: MRHLKTTKEKNLQEKLPDRDQQPTVVEKAASLNAAEKDAHQHVSPPDVSLMSVINEQSLTGEKKGTQTPTVDNAPLPIVTEEKAPSPPEIGKEKGLQKGLSADGDYHSIVTENKAPVDNQKKDIHSIPATPDSETLSVDEQQSPAAEKDTTQGYEENNKSDQPITGEKPPSSEMQEEKINQEKSLADDGHPPTTSFSETFPETKAESTPMTIATPNFHSEITAGEELEAKGTHTLNIENKSDTTIDGKETSLTPAEESSYTAKEKGPDVIMEGAKEPEKEISSSEPPSESRKETEDLKFTWEIWHTNPTLSIIIAVAITLIAAKIGGWLASMVKLPEVVGNLIAGIILGNFFFLTGSEFFVFLQTMPFLKVISYFGTLLLLLTAGLHTDIKALLRVGFSSFLVSLGGIIAPAGLGLLVCYFLLSDAAFSSKLLLAIIICNTSTGLLFAILSELKAMNTPEGRIITGATLLTEIIVILTFGIVSGIATKGEVSVMNVVITTGIAFSFLTIVLVIVTKYGERFGNFLTSKVAEGLKISIVIILSLMFAFISGSIGLHGVIGAFAAGLLLRNVKFKDSDEKEYSTVERIIRPYYMILVPILFVRVGAQVNLESILNKDAIFLGLAITGAAVFGKFFCSVCPTERGINRMLIGIGMAMKLEGTLILSGIGSDMGILDDTVFSSIIMVIVFTSVLCPSLLKMSLARQKKRLGKNFRVTVDENTKEVYLQFKNEVQR
- a CDS encoding formate/nitrite transporter family protein codes for the protein MLYTGNVDAIAAVSLKKATAMKHSLIGFLTLSVVAGFYIGFGVLLMVIAAAPVAAINPGIGKIVGGAVFPIALILVVIGGAELFTGYNLLLLKGSFRGTVSFGDSMLGWFWTYLGNLGGSMIFALLIYMSGVFAPDPWHAFLNKAATYKMNAPWWELFFRGIFCNWLVCLGIWSTFRCTSDSGKIIMCWWVLFCFVTTGMEHSVANMTFLTIANLLPHDPAVISWGKMFGWNLVPVTLGNIVGGSFFVTFLYWFATVTDERGAKKMGGIKGGSGSAELPRAGGTPEEIKDVKIKMK